Proteins from a single region of Paenibacillus sp. BIHB 4019:
- a CDS encoding S-layer homology domain-containing protein, whose translation MKNKLVKKLVSSAVAACLLLSSFGMAFGATTATAAPADIEGHWAQSQVSEWISKGLITGYEDGSFKPENQITRAEFITLVNRAFGFTEQTKISFSDVPSTNWAYADIAKAVKAGYISGYADGTIGAFKPISRQEAAVIVIRLLKINPAASTAAAAFADANQFASWSKDAIGAVVAEEIMKGYSADNTFKPAAFITRAEAVVTLNRAMESQAIVYDAAGTYGPAAGVETVNKDVVVSAAGVTLKNMVINGDLLLGEGIGNGDAFLNNVKVTGTVTVQGGGENSIHFNDSVLIDIVIDKKSGTGTVRIVSEGSTTVALVMINSSAIIQEAGSATGFSNINVNAALPAGSKVTLQGSFNTVNVSAQQIQVDLPTGTVQQLNVNSGATGSTVNLGQGSRVNMLVLDTVVKMLGQGTIVLATINTGGVGTSFENPPATPAPTATVTTGSSTTAPSTATPTPSATPTATPEPTATPEPSATATPVPTPTPAPEAPTASNVFISGTATVGETLTGNYTYQDANGDLEDGTTYEWYRADDENGSNYTQIDGANDSTYVLSEEDAGYYITFEVTPVNAAEPTIGDTVKSAITGAVKNAPVAPYVEGVQVTGVLAVGQTLTGDYYYWDGNGDEEEGTTYQWYRSDDYEQTINYTAIDGATSLTYVLGSEDAGKYMTFEVTPKNTAAPTTGQSAKAVSQASIMGQPVISVDGLYSNHLPMITIGELTAGSAVTVYDTDGTTILASGTATTNTLTLALNALAPGTHTITAHAANFLRGASLYSEELEYEVNEIAILPQNHFSLGSNHAIVLDGIGQVLTWGANWNSQIGDGTTTASPNRYTVPDLPSDIIAVQAGFGHSLILTAQGDVWQWGRGSSNTPVKVNGIDHAIAISAEGGTNSLVLKSDGTVWTWGDYSPLVQVPGLDHVLEIQARYASSYVLKADGTVWAWGDNTNGQLGNGTTTSSSVPVQVSGLTNIVSMKMGNQHGLALSVTGSVYAWGFNQMGQVGNGTNENQLVPVELENLPKITMLGAGNYQSFAQDEAGHVYAWGSNQSGKLGFGHTNNTNTPGIVGGISNVIAINGGGSNTTYALKADGSLWAWGDGNDGMLGEGGSGERYTPGIVNNLNLLFTP comes from the coding sequence GTGAAGAACAAACTAGTCAAAAAGCTTGTATCATCAGCCGTTGCAGCATGTCTATTGTTGTCGTCGTTTGGCATGGCATTTGGTGCCACTACAGCAACAGCTGCACCAGCTGATATTGAAGGGCATTGGGCACAAAGCCAGGTTTCAGAGTGGATCAGCAAGGGGCTGATCACGGGCTATGAGGACGGCAGCTTTAAGCCGGAAAATCAAATTACAAGAGCTGAATTTATAACGCTGGTCAATCGTGCATTCGGTTTTACCGAGCAAACGAAAATTTCGTTTAGTGATGTACCATCTACAAACTGGGCTTATGCAGATATTGCGAAAGCGGTAAAAGCAGGCTACATTTCCGGCTATGCGGATGGAACAATCGGAGCCTTTAAGCCGATTAGTCGTCAAGAGGCTGCGGTCATTGTCATCCGTCTGTTGAAAATCAATCCGGCAGCCAGCACTGCGGCAGCAGCCTTCGCAGATGCGAATCAGTTTGCCAGCTGGAGCAAGGATGCGATTGGCGCGGTTGTAGCTGAGGAAATTATGAAGGGCTACAGCGCAGACAATACGTTTAAACCGGCAGCCTTTATTACTCGCGCAGAAGCGGTAGTAACGCTGAACCGCGCAATGGAGTCGCAAGCGATCGTTTATGATGCGGCGGGAACGTATGGTCCAGCTGCTGGAGTTGAAACGGTTAATAAGGACGTCGTTGTTAGTGCAGCTGGCGTAACGCTGAAAAACATGGTCATTAATGGCGATCTGTTATTGGGCGAAGGCATCGGCAATGGCGATGCCTTCTTGAACAACGTCAAAGTAACGGGAACGGTAACCGTTCAAGGCGGCGGCGAAAACAGTATCCATTTTAACGACTCGGTGCTTATCGATATTGTGATCGACAAAAAATCAGGTACAGGAACTGTACGTATCGTATCGGAAGGCTCAACAACCGTTGCGCTAGTTATGATTAATTCCTCTGCCATTATTCAGGAAGCTGGCTCAGCAACGGGCTTTAGCAATATAAACGTAAATGCAGCACTGCCAGCAGGCTCGAAAGTAACCCTGCAAGGCTCGTTCAACACGGTCAATGTCAGCGCGCAGCAAATTCAAGTTGACCTGCCGACAGGCACGGTTCAGCAACTGAATGTCAACTCGGGCGCAACTGGCTCGACGGTTAATCTTGGCCAAGGCAGCAGGGTCAACATGCTTGTTTTGGATACGGTTGTGAAAATGTTAGGCCAAGGTACAATTGTACTGGCTACCATCAATACTGGAGGAGTGGGAACGAGTTTTGAAAATCCGCCAGCTACTCCAGCTCCAACAGCAACTGTAACAACGGGATCATCAACAACTGCGCCGTCGACAGCAACGCCGACGCCAAGCGCAACACCAACAGCAACACCAGAACCAACAGCGACGCCGGAGCCAAGCGCGACGGCAACACCAGTACCAACACCAACACCAGCACCGGAGGCTCCAACGGCATCCAATGTTTTTATTAGCGGGACAGCGACTGTTGGGGAAACGCTAACGGGCAACTACACGTACCAAGATGCAAATGGCGACTTGGAAGATGGAACAACTTACGAATGGTATCGTGCGGATGATGAGAATGGATCGAACTATACGCAAATTGACGGAGCAAATGACTCAACCTATGTGCTCAGCGAGGAAGATGCGGGGTATTACATCACCTTCGAGGTTACGCCTGTGAATGCAGCAGAGCCAACAATTGGAGATACCGTTAAAAGTGCAATTACGGGCGCAGTGAAAAACGCTCCCGTTGCTCCATATGTAGAAGGAGTCCAAGTGACAGGTGTACTTGCAGTAGGCCAAACGTTGACAGGGGATTATTACTATTGGGATGGCAATGGGGATGAAGAAGAGGGAACAACCTATCAGTGGTATCGCTCGGATGACTACGAACAGACCATTAATTATACGGCAATTGATGGAGCGACAAGCTTAACGTATGTGCTTGGCAGCGAGGATGCTGGCAAATATATGACTTTTGAAGTAACACCGAAAAATACAGCGGCTCCTACAACAGGGCAGTCAGCGAAAGCCGTAAGTCAAGCAAGCATTATGGGGCAGCCTGTCATTTCAGTAGACGGTTTGTATTCGAACCACTTGCCAATGATTACGATTGGCGAACTGACTGCTGGCAGCGCAGTGACGGTTTACGACACAGATGGAACAACAATTCTAGCCTCTGGTACGGCAACAACGAATACTCTGACGCTGGCACTGAATGCTTTAGCGCCGGGAACACATACGATAACCGCACATGCAGCAAATTTTTTGCGGGGAGCAAGTCTGTACTCTGAGGAACTGGAGTATGAAGTGAATGAAATTGCTATTTTGCCACAAAATCATTTCTCATTAGGGTCGAACCATGCTATCGTGCTGGACGGGATAGGCCAAGTGCTCACATGGGGCGCTAACTGGAATTCGCAAATTGGTGATGGAACGACAACAGCTTCTCCTAACCGATATACAGTGCCTGACTTGCCAAGCGATATCATTGCGGTACAGGCTGGATTTGGACATTCCCTCATTCTGACTGCGCAAGGCGACGTATGGCAATGGGGCAGGGGTTCAAGCAATACGCCAGTAAAAGTGAACGGGATTGATCATGCGATTGCTATTTCAGCAGAAGGCGGCACTAACTCACTTGTGTTGAAAAGTGATGGGACGGTATGGACATGGGGAGATTATTCACCGCTTGTTCAAGTGCCGGGCCTAGATCATGTGCTCGAAATCCAAGCGAGATACGCGTCCTCCTACGTTTTAAAAGCTGACGGAACCGTATGGGCTTGGGGCGACAATACCAATGGCCAGCTTGGCAACGGCACGACAACAAGCAGCAGCGTTCCGGTTCAGGTATCTGGACTGACGAATATCGTTTCCATGAAAATGGGCAATCAGCATGGTCTTGCTTTAAGCGTGACAGGAAGCGTATATGCTTGGGGCTTTAATCAAATGGGCCAAGTGGGCAACGGAACGAATGAAAATCAGTTGGTTCCAGTTGAACTCGAAAATCTGCCAAAAATCACTATGCTTGGTGCAGGGAATTATCAATCTTTTGCACAAGATGAAGCTGGTCATGTATATGCATGGGGCAGCAACCAAAGCGGCAAATTAGGCTTTGGCCATACCAATAATACAAACACTCCTGGCATTGTTGGTGGCATCTCAAATGTCATCGCGATCAACGGAGGGGGCAGCAATACAACCTATGCTCTAAAAGCTGATGGAAGCTTATGGGCTTGGGGCGACGGTAACGATGGCATGCTGGGTGAAGGCGGCAGTGGTGAGCGCTATACACCTGGAATCGTTAATAATTTGAATTTGCTGTTCACGCCATAA
- a CDS encoding ABC-2 family transporter protein, with product MTLQLFGKLVRLLLKEKMEYRADFILSAFAQIIAYAGDYIIIWLFIQRFNTIAGWTWPEIALLYSIGLFTYALGASFSFVQMRELESQVKQGTFDILLIKPVNPYLYLVSRGFNLGYIAHILISGSVLIWAISKLNMQWTLSEYIYLILVVVSGAMIYAGILTIIGAVSFIWIRTNFMFTLFFRLKDFISYPLPIFGTFIQLLLTVAVPLAFVSFYPAAFLLSNDATLLPQWAMWMVPLVGPFCYWAGYRFWMYGANKYQGAGG from the coding sequence ATGACATTGCAGTTGTTTGGCAAGCTAGTTCGTTTATTATTAAAGGAAAAAATGGAGTATCGGGCTGATTTCATCCTTTCCGCTTTTGCTCAAATCATCGCTTATGCCGGGGACTATATTATAATCTGGTTGTTTATCCAAAGGTTTAACACGATAGCTGGCTGGACCTGGCCGGAAATAGCCCTTTTGTATAGCATCGGCCTCTTCACGTATGCACTAGGGGCATCATTTTCTTTTGTGCAGATGCGTGAATTGGAGAGCCAGGTTAAACAGGGCACGTTTGATATTTTGCTTATCAAGCCTGTAAATCCCTATTTATACTTAGTAAGCAGGGGCTTTAACTTAGGGTACATCGCCCATATTTTAATTTCTGGTTCTGTTTTAATATGGGCCATCTCAAAGCTGAATATGCAATGGACGTTGAGCGAGTACATCTACTTAATACTAGTCGTTGTCAGCGGTGCTATGATTTATGCCGGAATCCTCACTATCATCGGGGCTGTTTCTTTTATATGGATTAGAACTAATTTTATGTTTACCCTATTTTTTAGATTAAAAGATTTCATTTCGTACCCTTTGCCGATATTCGGAACGTTTATTCAGCTATTGCTTACCGTAGCTGTACCGCTCGCCTTTGTTAGTTTTTATCCAGCGGCATTTCTTTTATCTAATGATGCTACCCTTTTGCCTCAGTGGGCAATGTGGATGGTGCCACTTGTCGGCCCTTTTTGTTATTGGGCAGGCTATAGGTTCTGGATGTATGGAGCGAACAAGTATCAAGGTGCCGGCGGCTGA
- a CDS encoding SDR family oxidoreductase — protein sequence MDKILITGSGGGIASELIRQLKERDVQVVGIDLKTGCAAVDIPIQCDLSDEHQIRKAIGLYKDDLKNITGIVHLAGIYPNLSLSQYDLSLWQKVHAVNVTSLFIIVQLLLEQGCDRLRSIICTSSTAAKVGSRDPAYASSKAALLGLSKSLSLSLAPKGIRVNSILPGIIDTDMSKVQSSERRDYHRKKTLSNTIGKPEEVANVIAFLLGDHSSYIWGASIDINGGMTF from the coding sequence TTGGACAAAATTTTAATAACGGGTTCTGGAGGGGGCATAGCTTCAGAGCTAATCAGGCAGTTGAAGGAGCGGGACGTTCAAGTCGTCGGTATTGATTTGAAGACTGGCTGTGCAGCGGTGGACATTCCTATACAGTGTGATCTAAGCGACGAGCATCAAATAAGGAAAGCAATCGGCTTATATAAGGATGATTTGAAAAATATAACGGGTATTGTTCATTTGGCTGGAATATATCCGAACCTCAGTCTATCGCAATACGATTTATCATTATGGCAGAAGGTTCACGCTGTTAATGTAACTTCTTTATTTATTATCGTGCAATTGTTGCTAGAACAAGGCTGTGATCGTTTGCGCAGCATTATTTGCACCTCAAGTACGGCTGCTAAAGTTGGAAGTCGAGACCCTGCATATGCATCATCGAAAGCGGCACTTCTTGGACTTTCAAAAAGCCTTAGTCTTTCATTGGCTCCGAAGGGAATAAGAGTTAACTCCATACTGCCGGGAATTATAGATACGGACATGTCTAAGGTGCAATCCTCAGAGCGCCGTGACTATCATCGAAAAAAAACGCTGTCAAACACCATTGGCAAACCTGAGGAGGTCGCCAATGTAATTGCTTTCCTACTCGGAGACCACTCCTCCTATATATGGGGAGCTTCAATAGATATTAATGGAGGAATGACATTTTGA
- a CDS encoding ATP-binding cassette domain-containing protein, with translation MAIISVNDITKTYRQYRRFPGLIGSVRSLFTREYIEEMAVRHLSFSIKEGEAVGYLGPNGAGKSTMIKMMTGILVPTAGELRVLGHVPHQARKVNSRQIGVVFGQRSQLWWDLPVKDSFDLHKYIYKIPAATFENNLEFCVELLSIKDFIQKPVRQLSLGQRMRVEIAMALLHEPKILFLDEPTIGLDVIAKDQIRQFLRTVNRDKRVTIVLTTHDMKDIEEICPRMIVVNKGSVVYDGSVAELRNRLGNERQVVIDFREEPGLIDMPGITLLQEEGLRRTYSFAKSDASVFDLVSRIAAKYPVEDASIESADIDSVIRQLYHQLAEADLKRQIG, from the coding sequence ATGGCTATTATTTCTGTAAATGATATCACCAAAACTTATCGTCAGTATAGAAGATTCCCCGGGCTCATTGGTTCCGTCAGGAGTTTATTTACGCGTGAGTATATAGAAGAAATGGCCGTTCGCCATCTTAGCTTTTCCATTAAAGAAGGCGAAGCGGTAGGTTATTTGGGCCCTAACGGTGCGGGGAAATCAACAATGATTAAGATGATGACCGGAATTTTGGTGCCTACCGCTGGAGAGCTGCGGGTACTTGGACACGTGCCTCATCAAGCGCGTAAAGTTAACTCCCGGCAAATTGGAGTGGTCTTCGGGCAGCGAAGCCAGCTATGGTGGGACCTTCCGGTTAAGGACTCCTTTGATCTGCATAAGTATATTTATAAGATACCTGCGGCAACTTTCGAGAACAATTTGGAATTTTGCGTTGAATTGCTATCCATCAAAGATTTTATTCAAAAGCCAGTAAGACAATTAAGTCTAGGGCAGCGGATGCGCGTTGAAATTGCAATGGCGCTCTTGCATGAACCCAAAATTCTTTTTCTTGACGAACCTACAATTGGCCTCGACGTGATCGCCAAGGACCAAATCCGGCAGTTTTTGCGTACCGTAAATCGTGATAAAAGAGTAACGATCGTTTTAACGACACACGATATGAAGGATATAGAGGAAATATGTCCGAGAATGATTGTCGTGAATAAGGGGAGCGTCGTTTACGACGGTTCTGTTGCAGAGCTCCGCAATAGACTAGGGAATGAACGCCAAGTTGTCATTGATTTTCGAGAAGAACCAGGTTTAATCGATATGCCGGGAATTACCTTGCTTCAAGAGGAAGGACTGAGACGAACCTATTCATTTGCAAAAAGTGATGCCAGCGTATTTGATCTTGTGAGCCGAATTGCAGCTAAATATCCAGTTGAGGACGCTTCAATTGAAAGTGCGGATATCGACTCCGTTATCCGGCAGCTATATCATCAACTAGCTGAAGCCGATTTAAAACGCCAAATTGGTTAA
- the pyrF gene encoding orotidine-5'-phosphate decarboxylase, whose product MKNFADVLIEEILHKNSVLVVGLDPDLQYFPDFLAGNDEISNQQASEAIYHYNRIVIDAVAEHAVAVKPQLAYYEVYGSEGIHALEKTIAYAKSKNLIVINDAKRGDIGSTSSAYAKAFLGNGSLAGDMVTVNPFLGSDGYLPFIEEAGRNGKGLFLLVKTSNPSSHEVQDVKLENGELLYIKMADDINKLAQQTLGENNYSFIGAVVGATYPMEAEKVRKVLPSSIFLVPGFGAQGGTANDLKPFFDAKGLGALVSSSRGIIYNGAKEEKKTEAILYEFIAKAAKESKDKINEVRLSH is encoded by the coding sequence ATGAAGAATTTCGCTGATGTGCTTATTGAAGAGATCCTGCATAAAAACTCTGTATTAGTCGTAGGGTTAGATCCCGATTTACAATACTTCCCGGATTTTTTAGCGGGTAACGATGAGATTAGCAACCAACAAGCCAGTGAAGCGATTTACCATTATAATCGAATTGTAATTGATGCAGTAGCCGAGCATGCAGTAGCTGTAAAGCCACAGCTGGCTTATTATGAGGTTTATGGCAGCGAGGGAATTCATGCATTAGAGAAAACGATTGCCTACGCCAAATCGAAAAATTTAATCGTCATCAATGATGCAAAACGTGGAGACATAGGCTCCACTTCAAGTGCATATGCCAAGGCATTCCTTGGGAATGGCTCTCTTGCAGGAGACATGGTTACCGTTAACCCCTTCCTGGGCAGCGATGGTTATCTCCCTTTCATCGAGGAAGCTGGAAGAAACGGTAAAGGTTTATTTTTACTAGTGAAAACCTCTAATCCCTCTTCACATGAAGTACAAGATGTAAAGCTGGAAAACGGAGAATTGCTTTATATTAAAATGGCTGATGATATCAACAAACTGGCGCAGCAAACATTAGGGGAAAATAATTATTCCTTTATTGGCGCCGTTGTTGGGGCAACCTACCCGATGGAAGCGGAGAAGGTTCGGAAAGTGTTGCCAAGCTCTATTTTTCTAGTTCCGGGTTTCGGCGCACAAGGCGGAACGGCTAATGATTTAAAGCCATTTTTTGATGCAAAAGGATTAGGCGCCTTAGTTTCCTCATCCAGAGGCATCATCTATAACGGTGCAAAGGAAGAGAAGAAAACAGAAGCTATCCTATATGAATTTATTGCGAAGGCCGCTAAAGAGTCTAAAGATAAAATCAACGAGGTACGGCTTAGCCATTAA
- a CDS encoding response regulator, with protein MKVIIIDDELAMHLIMNRMLGKIDEVEIMGSFQETAAAFAFLQKQEIDMIFMDISMPKENGLEFAQRLREQGRQTKLVFVTSHKEYALPAFGVYAYDYMVKPVVQERLRQTIHKALSEGTHAMPAEEQKAAPTKVLFNCLGRMEIRSARDEIIKWKTSKSAELFAYLSLQKGRLVSRARLIEDIFGGMPRKNAESYLNTTAYQLRKLLESNGLKGSLHSDGIHYGLNLNEARFDMFSFEEGCKQMSLVFDENIGRALELEQLYVGDLFGDRAYPWAWSEIERFSQMYIALSQRLCSALLLKGDTATAIRLLAKQSAINELDEETIKLLMRAHALQKNKEALVQQYMKFVDMLHHEMGVSPSLEITVLYEQLLRELNA; from the coding sequence CACCTGATTATGAACAGGATGCTGGGCAAAATCGACGAAGTCGAAATTATGGGCAGCTTTCAGGAGACGGCTGCAGCTTTCGCTTTTTTGCAAAAGCAGGAGATTGATATGATCTTTATGGACATTAGCATGCCGAAGGAGAACGGGCTGGAGTTTGCTCAGCGGTTACGGGAGCAGGGCAGGCAGACGAAGCTGGTGTTTGTAACCTCGCATAAGGAATATGCGCTGCCTGCGTTCGGCGTCTACGCTTACGACTATATGGTGAAGCCCGTCGTGCAGGAAAGGCTTAGACAGACCATTCATAAAGCGTTGTCCGAAGGTACTCACGCAATGCCAGCGGAGGAACAAAAGGCTGCCCCGACCAAAGTGCTGTTCAATTGTCTCGGTAGAATGGAAATCCGCAGTGCCCGTGATGAAATTATAAAATGGAAGACGAGCAAAAGCGCCGAGCTATTCGCCTATTTATCGTTGCAAAAAGGCCGCCTCGTTTCAAGGGCGCGGCTGATTGAGGATATTTTTGGCGGCATGCCCCGAAAAAATGCGGAAAGCTATTTAAACACAACCGCTTATCAGCTGCGCAAGCTTCTTGAATCTAATGGACTTAAGGGCAGCCTGCACTCCGACGGTATCCATTATGGACTGAATTTGAATGAGGCGCGCTTTGATATGTTCAGCTTTGAAGAAGGCTGCAAGCAAATGTCACTCGTTTTTGACGAGAATATCGGGCGGGCGCTTGAGCTGGAGCAGCTTTATGTCGGGGATTTGTTTGGAGATCGCGCCTATCCGTGGGCATGGAGCGAGATCGAACGTTTCTCGCAAATGTATATCGCTCTCTCCCAGAGGCTGTGCAGCGCCTTGCTGCTTAAAGGAGATACAGCGACAGCGATTCGGCTGCTCGCTAAGCAGTCTGCTATAAATGAGCTGGATGAAGAGACCATAAAGCTGCTGATGCGCGCCCACGCTCTCCAGAAAAACAAAGAAGCGTTAGTCCAGCAATACATGAAATTTGTAGACATGCTGCATCATGAGATGGGTGTCAGTCCGTCGCTTGAGATAACGGTACTCTATGAGCAGCTGCTGCGGGAGCTGAATGCTTAA
- a CDS encoding nucleotidyltransferase family protein produces the protein MTREQAALLEVAKSVINNNPLSAECFQDIDWSILMNLLQQHKIFALTYQNISPILPDSLKKSCEALYQNHVEIIDERINEIKLLFNKAKEMNINIVLNKGIALSIIIYEDAYKRDSRDIDLLINEHEMDQINELLRVCGFHSAIGNKNTYHIDRKDPNDFFYLDKPILKAPDSHEFFEYWKHTHSGRYVVLETGRHLHQSIKEITSFLESAQYINIQGNENVKTLDLEHSCIALLENAFNDAEGFDERIPALKNYMDIVMFFKKYEQMANWDNVNKWMAKYDLFREFALVIKQIKEIFSGVDLSFLDYIRADEALNHNQSFYDWDISITERLFLDGEQRKKMIALMSKKAAFSNHNKNYCRPIKTNDRQWRQLLINDDRFDLRYNFEYEASRLVLRLNLSEPALNNLTENQEIMIFLINPNLDCPDYFTHQVIIRKENNRLQPVESSKFAHVREEDVLQGCSHFQKDNGNLIIYLPYENLGSGDYIGYFIGVIDNLLGRIPHWQTAPPYHKDFWASMPVLEVMDH, from the coding sequence TTGACGAGAGAGCAAGCGGCATTATTGGAAGTGGCAAAAAGTGTTATAAATAATAATCCATTATCGGCTGAATGTTTTCAGGATATCGATTGGTCCATACTAATGAATTTACTGCAGCAGCATAAAATTTTCGCCTTAACCTATCAAAATATATCTCCTATCCTGCCGGATAGTTTAAAAAAATCGTGTGAAGCCCTATACCAAAACCATGTGGAAATTATTGATGAGAGAATAAATGAAATTAAATTATTATTTAATAAAGCAAAAGAAATGAATATAAATATTGTATTAAACAAGGGCATTGCTTTATCCATCATCATCTATGAGGATGCTTATAAGAGGGACTCTCGGGACATAGATTTGCTCATTAATGAACATGAGATGGATCAAATTAATGAGTTGCTGCGTGTATGCGGCTTTCATAGTGCCATAGGAAATAAAAACACGTATCACATAGACAGGAAGGATCCGAACGATTTCTTTTATTTGGATAAGCCGATATTGAAAGCTCCAGATAGCCATGAGTTTTTCGAATATTGGAAACATACCCATTCTGGAAGATACGTTGTGCTTGAGACGGGAAGGCATCTGCATCAATCCATAAAAGAGATTACTTCCTTTCTGGAATCCGCGCAATATATAAATATTCAGGGTAATGAAAACGTGAAAACCTTAGATCTCGAGCATAGCTGTATCGCCTTGCTTGAAAATGCATTTAATGATGCCGAGGGCTTCGACGAGCGGATTCCAGCGCTTAAAAACTATATGGATATAGTTATGTTTTTTAAAAAATATGAGCAAATGGCGAATTGGGATAACGTAAATAAATGGATGGCCAAGTATGACTTGTTCAGAGAGTTTGCACTGGTTATAAAGCAAATTAAAGAGATATTTTCCGGCGTCGACCTTTCATTTCTAGATTATATAAGAGCAGACGAAGCTTTAAATCATAATCAATCATTTTATGACTGGGATATTAGCATAACGGAGAGATTGTTTCTTGATGGCGAGCAGCGCAAGAAAATGATCGCTTTAATGAGTAAAAAAGCAGCGTTTAGCAATCATAATAAAAATTATTGCAGGCCTATTAAAACAAACGATCGGCAGTGGCGGCAGTTGCTAATAAACGATGATAGATTTGATCTGCGCTATAACTTTGAATATGAGGCAAGCCGCCTTGTACTCCGTTTGAACCTATCCGAACCTGCTTTAAATAACCTAACTGAAAATCAGGAAATAATGATTTTTCTGATCAATCCGAATTTGGATTGCCCAGACTATTTCACACATCAGGTCATTATTCGTAAAGAAAACAATAGGCTCCAGCCAGTTGAAAGTTCTAAATTTGCCCATGTGAGAGAAGAGGATGTCCTGCAAGGCTGTTCTCATTTTCAAAAGGATAATGGGAACTTGATTATTTATTTGCCTTATGAAAACCTTGGAAGCGGCGACTATATTGGCTATTTTATAGGGGTCATAGATAATTTGCTGGGCAGAATTCCGCATTGGCAAACGGCACCGCCGTATCATAAGGATTTTTGGGCCAGTATGCCCGTCTTAGAGGTTATGGATCATTAA
- the tmk gene encoding dTMP kinase — protein MSGLLIAMCGLDGAGKTTQIGMLTKWFELNNVQLYNTKQPTDQYRNDPRVRSYLDNGHVHDMRVIAMLSAADRITHMHDLEQRLESGINIISDRYIYSSYAYFKVRGMDIHDIKSLYGPIRKPDLTVFLDIMPEITIKRIQARDGHLKYEEKDPSIFTNVREAFRTVLPEDALIINGERDPQAIHSEIVLHLETIISTKGGYSYGIK, from the coding sequence TTGAGCGGACTTTTAATTGCAATGTGCGGGTTGGACGGAGCAGGGAAGACTACACAAATCGGAATGCTTACCAAATGGTTTGAGCTTAATAATGTGCAATTGTACAACACCAAGCAACCAACGGATCAATATAGAAATGATCCGAGGGTACGGTCCTATCTTGATAATGGGCATGTCCATGACATGAGAGTCATTGCGATGCTGTCTGCTGCTGACCGAATAACCCATATGCATGATTTGGAGCAGCGCTTGGAGTCGGGCATTAACATTATATCTGATCGATATATTTACAGCTCTTATGCCTATTTCAAAGTTCGGGGAATGGATATACATGATATTAAAAGTCTTTATGGTCCCATACGCAAACCAGATTTAACTGTTTTTTTAGATATTATGCCCGAAATAACCATTAAGAGAATACAGGCCCGCGATGGGCACCTAAAATATGAAGAAAAAGACCCGTCTATTTTTACAAATGTAAGGGAAGCTTTTCGAACGGTATTGCCTGAAGATGCTTTAATCATTAATGGGGAAAGAGATCCTCAAGCGATTCATTCTGAAATTGTATTACATTTAGAAACGATTATCAGCACAAAGGGAGGATATTCGTATGGTATTAAATAA
- a CDS encoding ABC-2 family transporter protein has product MRMYLMFAMKAFSNQLAYRSEVWLRLLGNFVTILIQVEIWRAVIGNGNVAGIRAEQMITYSIVNTLLFALLLNGVSSKVDGSLKSGGIASELIKPLSYPLYLLFDGLGNSLYQLAFTVAPSLLIAGLFFGMLPPATLTNFLAFLLALMLALIISFLLGYLISLLAFWFMNHFALSWMMGGLITIFAGSFLPLWFFPPSWASVANMLPFQYMGYVPAAIYLGNITETELWQVLAVGAGWIVGLLVLVQWLWTRAVRRLVVQGG; this is encoded by the coding sequence ATGAGAATGTATCTTATGTTCGCAATGAAAGCTTTTTCTAACCAGTTAGCTTACCGTTCGGAAGTTTGGCTCCGTTTACTGGGCAACTTTGTTACGATCCTGATCCAGGTTGAAATTTGGCGGGCCGTTATTGGAAACGGCAATGTAGCGGGCATTAGGGCCGAACAAATGATTACATACAGCATTGTCAATACACTGCTTTTTGCCCTGTTATTAAATGGGGTAAGCAGTAAAGTGGATGGAAGCTTGAAATCGGGAGGAATCGCCTCTGAATTAATCAAGCCGCTATCGTACCCGTTATATTTGCTTTTTGACGGACTAGGCAACTCCCTCTATCAACTAGCCTTCACTGTTGCGCCGTCTCTCCTTATAGCAGGGCTGTTTTTCGGAATGCTCCCTCCTGCGACCTTAACTAACTTTCTCGCTTTTTTATTGGCATTGATGCTAGCTCTTATTATTTCTTTTCTTCTTGGTTATCTAATCTCATTACTAGCATTTTGGTTTATGAACCATTTTGCTCTTAGTTGGATGATGGGCGGCCTAATCACGATCTTCGCTGGCTCTTTTTTGCCACTTTGGTTTTTTCCCCCTTCATGGGCTTCTGTAGCAAATATGCTGCCGTTTCAATATATGGGTTATGTCCCGGCGGCCATATATTTAGGCAATATAACGGAAACTGAGCTATGGCAGGTGCTTGCTGTGGGGGCAGGGTGGATCGTGGGATTACTTGTCCTCGTTCAATGGCTTTGGACTAGAGCCGTGCGTCGCTTAGTTGTGCAGGGCGGATAA